The following proteins are encoded in a genomic region of Silene latifolia isolate original U9 population unplaced genomic scaffold, ASM4854445v1 scaffold_79, whole genome shotgun sequence:
- the LOC141640380 gene encoding uncharacterized protein LOC141640380, producing the protein MTLAIAGNWDEEYTKVNEEVTEFARAAAAFWKQRAKVKWMIDGDTCTKYFFNWVKGRAGRNYIYGVKGSDGNWHYEEGRVRGEFQKAFTDLYLSLDDSVEWRDRSLFEPTLKYLDHSFPQDELDWLSRPFSAKEIRAAVFQMGALKAPGPDGIPAVFFQRCWSMVKGDFTKAILSILNSGRVLRELNRTFIALIPKKENPEGVTDYRPISLCNVVIRIVTKCVANRLTKVMGSLVSETQNAFLPGRSISDNILVAHEAINKISSHGYGRQALGAFKADMSKAYDRVRWDLLEAVLVRLNVDKSGILFSPSTTLVKAQRIMKAFNIRKNNGIGKYLGIPAEFKESKQGIFNALIDHVTRRISSWNGIFLSPAGRLTLISSVLSNLSNYFLSVFKVPVSVAKKINSILAQFWWTGCKMGNNIHWCSKNFLSLPKSAGGLGIRNVKCLNQALLAKLGWRIVSGESSLFCRIFRQKLFGTQVVLQGMTPIRGTGCSWGIRSILHGLSIVMENIGWKPGLDSRVNVWTARWVRGERPEPRNEWLNQSNGHLANLQVRNLLQPDGSWNKDFIEGMFTEEWAARILAIPRCEMRMGDRVYWPRTTSGIYMVKSGYGLILEEHMITAGTIKDNGRLNDRGRLFCRKMLWKLPVPQMWKILIWKIITNVIPTGQEFSKRNIEVDFFCGMCKGDQRVMETFEHLFRDCGFSSRIWAGSFLGIRVEGARGTPISDWIYDWMHYLSKREEGMCQVIHFVAVLWGLWTLRNRIKFQDQVVHSHLITNMFYNVVGERAQILCKDLASKRTRSDKATEEEGSSQRELMAIRNGNPVHILGKPAGCAVIRVKVDASWVRTFDVAFGWVAYDDTGHELGRRQVRTRAESPLQAEALGVRDIVEWTREERIYHLDISSDCLQLINQIAEVDTDSHMIEGILEDIRGAFSIVYALVFFRDI; encoded by the exons ATGACATTGGCCATTGCAGGGAATTGGGATGAGGAGTACACAAAAGTTAATGAGGAAGTAACGGAGTTTGCAAGGGCGGCGGCGGCTTTTTGGAAACAGCGAGCAAAGGTAAAGTGGATGATTGATGGGGATACTTGCACAAAATACTTCTTCAATTGGGTTAAAGGCCGAGCGGGGAGGAATTATATTTACGGGGTTAAAGGCTCGGATGGAAATTGGCACTATGAGGAGGGGCGGGTTCGAGGAGAATTCCAGAAAGCTTTTACGGATCTTTATTTATCCTTGGATGACAGCGTGGAATGGAGAGACCGTTCCCTGTTTGAGCCTACACTCAAATATCTTGATCACTCCTTCCCACAAGATGAGCTGGACTGGCTAAGTAGGCCTTTCTCCGCTAAAGAGATCCGCGCGGCGGTTTTCCAAATGGGTGCTCTCAAAGCTCCGGGACCTGATGGTATACCTGCGGTTTTTTTCCAAAGGTGCTGGTCAATGGTCAAAGGTGATTTTACAAAGGCTATTCTCTCTATCCTAAATTCTGGGAGGGTGCTACGAGAGTTAAATAGGACTTTTATTGCGCTTATTCCAAAGAAAGAAAATCCGGAGGGGGTTACGGACTATCGTCCTATTAGTCTTTGTAACGTGGTGATTAGGATTGTGACAAAATGTGTAGCAAATAGACTGACAAAGGTGATGGGCTCGTTAGTAAGTGAGACACAGAATGCTTTTCTCCCGGGAAGGAGCATCAGTGACAATATCCTTGTGGCTCATGAGGCCATCAATAAAATCTCGTCCCATGGGTATGGGAGACAGGCTTTGGGTGCTTTTAAGGCGGATATGAGCAAGGCGTATGACAGAGTCAGATGGGATTTGTTGGAAGCAGTGTTGGTAAG GTTAAATGTGGATAAATCAGGGATACTCTTCAGCCCGAGTACTACCCTGGTTAAAGCACAAAGAATTATGAAAGCCTTCAATATCAGGAAGAACAATGGTATTGGGAAATATCTGGGTATCCCGGCGGAATTTAAAGAATCAAAACAGGGCATCTTCAATGCACTTATTGATCATGTCACCAGACGCATTTCTTCGTGGAATGGGATTTTTCTCTCACCAGCAGGACGTCTTACTCTGATTTCATCGGTTCTATCCAATCTCTcaaattactttctatcggtctTCAAAGTTCCGGTAAGTGTGGCAAAAAAGATTAATTCTATTTTGGCACAATTTTGGTGGACGGGATGTAAGATGGGGAATAATATCCACTGGTGCAGCAAAAACTTCCTAAGCTTGCCGAAGAGTGCGGGTGGGTTAGGCATACGTAATGTAAAATGCCTTAACCAAGCTTTACTAGCCAAACTTGGATGGAGAATTGTTTCTGGAGAGTCATCTCTTTTTTGCAGGATCTTCAGACAAAAGCTTTTTGGGACTCAAGTAGTACTACAGGGTATGACACCTATCAGGGGTACTGGGTGTTCGTGGGGCATACGTAGTATTTTGCATGGGCTCTCAATTGTTATGGAAAATATTGGTTGGAAGCCTGGTCTTGATTCGAGGGTAAATGTCTGGACAGCGAGATGGGTGAGGGGAGAGCGACCGGAGCCTAGGAATGAATGGCTAAATCAAAGTAATGGTCATCTTGCTAACTTACAGGTTAGGAATCTTCTCCAGCCTGATGGTAGCTGGAATAAAGACTTCATAGAGGGCATGTTCACGGAGGAATGGGCGGCACGGATTCTTGCTATACCGAGGTGTGAAATGCGAATGGGTGATAGGGTCTACTGGCCACGCACAACGTCGGGCATCTACATGGTAAAGAGTGGGTATGGTCTCATCCTCGAAGAGCATATGATTACTGCTGGTACTATAAAGGATAACGGTAGACTAAATGATCGAGGTCGGCTGTTTTGTCGAAAAATGTTATGGAAATTACCAGTGCCACAGATGTGGAAAATTCTTATATGGAAAATTATTACCAATGTGATACCGACTGGGCAAGAGTTTTCCAAGCGAAACATTGAAGTGGACTTCTTCTGTGGTATGTGTAAGGGGGACCAACGAGTCATGGAAACCTTCGAGCATCTCTTTAGGGACTGTGGTTTTTCAAGTAGAATCTGGGCAGGCTCGTTCCTAGGCATACGGGTAGAGGGTGCTAGAGGCACTCCCATATCTGATTGGATTTATGACTGGATGCATTATTTGAGCAAACGAGAGGAGGGGATGTGCCAGGTGATACATTTTGTGGCTGTCTTGTGGGGTCTGTGGACTTTGAGAAATAGAATAAAATTCCAGGATCAGGTTGTGCACTCGCATTTGATCACGAATATGTTCTATAATGTCGTCGGGGAGAGAGCGCAAATCTTGTGCAAAGATCTGGCTTCAAAACGGACTCGGAGTGACAAAGCGACTGAGGAAGAGGGATCGTCCCAAAGGGAGCTTATGGCTATTCGCAATGGCAATCCTGTGCACATTCTAGGTAAACCGGCTGGATGTGCTGTGATACGGGTAAAAGTGGATGCTAGTTGGGTCAGGACCTTTGATGTGGCCTTCGGGTGGGTTGCGTATGATGATACGGGACATGAACTGGGTCGACGGCAGGTGCGCACCAGGGCAGAATCACCGCTGCAGGCTGAAGCGTTGGGCGTCCGTGATATCGTGGAATGGACACGAGAGGAGCGGATTTATCATCTGGACATCTCATCGGATTGTTTGCAACTTATCAATCAAATAGCAGAGGTTGACACGGATAGCCATATGATTGAAGGGATTTTGGAGGACATTCGGGGCGCTTTTAGCATTGTTTATGCTTTAGTTTTCTTCCGAGACATTTAA